DNA from Salvelinus namaycush isolate Seneca chromosome 6, SaNama_1.0, whole genome shotgun sequence:
aagagagcgagcgagacagaatgcagaaagagagagtgagtgaaggAAGCAAGaggaagagtgaaagagagaaaacgGAAGAGACAGTCAGTGCAAGGAACTCCCCTTTAAATGCACCTCAGCTCGTgtaggtggacagagagagagagaaagagagagagaaagagagtgaggtgtagagagaaagagagagagctgtagagagacagagagagggggaagagagagagaacgagagcgagaggggagaatGAGAagtaaagagaaggagagggggagagagagaagggagagagagcagccaGGTCACACAAGATCCAATGCAGTATTTGACGTTCATCCAGGGCCCCAGGACGTCGGGAGATGCCTTCAataccggccactaggggcattGGTGtgcgctattaccatcaagtaggctctCGGTTTTCTAAGGCgttgtggatggggatggtggatgggcataattaatgcctaaactgttttaaccctatcccaatcCTTAACCCTTAAGTTAACTAATCgtaattaatgcctaaacttaaccataaAAACTCACACTGAAGTCAGAATGTGTCAGATAGTGAGATTTTGTTGGCGAGagacaagagaaagagagggagagaggccttTCCATAgaagtgcgtgcgtgtgtgtgtgggagggaaggTTAGGGAGGGGAACCCCACTTGAGTCAACAAATACGAAAAAGCTGCTATTGCCAGGAAAACCCTGCCTTGAGTTCACACGACAGAACTGGGCTTTAGAAAACTGCACTcggtgtgtgcgcgtgtgcttgtgtgtgtgtgtgtgtgtgtgtgcgcgtgtgtgcacgTGCGCGCGCGCTACACGTAAGTGTGGATGATTGAGTGCTTAATATGTTTTCTGTCATGTGGGAGTGCTCATTACCTGAACAATGCCTTGTGGTGTATCTTTTTTAGAATGTGCGTGTTATGTGTATATTGTGTGTACGGGGGATGTTTAAATTGTGTTTTAGTGTGTATTTGTGAGAGCTGCTTAAGACAAATGTGAATgctgtgtgtgcatacgtgtttacatttgtatgtgtgtgtgtgtgtgtgtgtgtgtgtgtgtgtgtgtgtgtgtgtgtgtgtgtggtgcgtgcacgtgcgtgcgtgcatacaCGTGTACAttagtgtgtgtttctgtggtgTCTTTTTAGATTGGGTTTCAAATTGCCGCGGCAGCATTCTCTCCTGCAGCAGCAAGCAGAATCTTTGAGGCAGAGAGAGCGCGGTGTGTTTGAAGCTcctatcccccctcctctctctctctctctctctctctctgtctctctctgtctctgtctctctctctctctgtctctctctctctctctctctctctctctgtctctctctctgtctctctctctctctccctctctctctctcctcccccttctctgccCAGTAGCACTCTTTCAGCATGCACTCCAATAAAGGATAATGAATTTTTAGAAAAGAGGGGataagagagaaggagggagaggggggggtgagTGGGAGGGGGAAGGGTTGGCCTCTCGGAAGGAGTGAGTAAGCGCTAAAGGGGCCCCTCAGTTAATAAgcccctaacacacacacctcctaAAAAACACCTCCCTCCAAAACCGTCCTCCTATACACTGTAAAACCAAGTGTGTAGGCTCTGAACACATAACTAAACACTTTTCTGAAACACGTTTTAAGGGATTTTGAATTTCAATGAAAACATGTCACAGTGTTTAGATTGCTTATTCGCTGTAACACTTTTTAAACACTTCTCTCCTATTTTACAACCAGGAAGTATATTAGGGTAGATGTAGCAAATAGGGAATCGTGTCTTTACAGTAAGTAAGTAGGGAACTTGGAAAGGGGCCCTCCTAACCACTGCATGTACATTAAATACATGAAATAGATATTTATGACTGTGGTGACTTTTAATTAGTTTAtagtgtatagtgcactacttttcaccagcccttggtcaaaagcagtgcactatatagtgaatagggtgccatttggtttaAGGTACCGCCACACAAAGGAAGAGATTCCTCCACTCCCTGTTCCCTTCTGTCTTCTACATAATTAATCTAACACAGCTCCCCcatccctccacacacacacactgacttctctcctccttccccctttGAAAAACAGCAGGGGGCCCCCCCACCTCTACGTAGCTACCCCTCTTCTGTCCGCCTACACTCCCCACCACAACtactccccacctctcctgtgCTCTCCGTTGCACTCTCCCTCTCcgctgctctctctccccttatccTGTCCTCTATAACCTTGCCCCCTTTTGCTGAACTCCAAACGCTGCAGACAGCGACACTTCATGATGGAATACCACATCACACGAACAAGGCTACAGTTCTCGTAGCCTTTTCTCAGTAAATTCTCTCCAGGCCTAAAAAGTCAGTCCAAAGCAGCAGAAACAGTCGAGCACAACAGCTCCACACTAACATCCAATTTCCTCCCGATCACACATACACTACAGGTcgaaagttttagaacacctactcattcaatgatttttctttatttttactattttctacattgtagaataatagtgaagacatcaaaacgatgaaataacacatatggaatcatgtagtaacccaaaaagttttaaacaaatcaaaacatattttatatttgaggttcttcaaatagccaccctttgccttgatgacagctttgcacacacttggcattctctcaacctggaatgcttttccaacagtcttgaaggagttcccacatatgctgagcacttgttcgctgcttttccttcactctgcggttcgactcatcccaaaccatctcaatttgtttgaggttgggtgattgtggaggccaggtcatctgatgcagcactccatcactccccttcttggtcaaatagcccttacacagcctagaggtgtgttgtcctgttgaaaaacaaatgatagtcccactaagcgcaaaccagatgggatggcgtatctctgcagaatgctgtggtagccatgctggttaagtgtgccttgaattataaataaatctcagacagtgtcaccagcaaggcacccccacaccataacacctcctccatgctttacggtgggaaatacacatgcagagatcatccgttcacccacaccgcgtctcacaaagatacggcggttggaaccaaaaatctcaaatttggactcattagaccaaaggacaaatttccaccggtctaatgttcattgctcgtgtttcttggcccaaacaagtctcttcttctcattggtgtgctttggtagtggtttctttgcagcaattcgaccatgtaggcctgattcacacagtctcctctgaacaattgatgttgagatgtgtctgttacttgaactctgaagcatttatatggcctgcaatttctaaggctggtaactctaatgaacttatccgcagcagaggtaactctgggtcttccattcctatggcagtcctcatgagagccagtttcatcatagctcttgatggtttttgcgattgcacttgaagaaactttcaaagttcttgaaatgttccggattgactgaccttcatgtcttaaagtaatgatggactgtcgtttctctttgcttatttgagctgttcttgccataatatggacttggtcttttaccaaatagggccatcttctgtataccccccccccccccccccaccctgtcacaacacaactgatcatCCCTCCACACACAACGGAACCGCattaggaaggaaagaaattccacatattaatttttaagaaggcacacctattaattgaaatgtattccaggtgactacctcatgaagctggttgagagaatgccaagagtgtgcaaagctgtcgtcaaggcaaagggtggctatttgaagaatctcaaatattaaatatttaacccttttttggttactacatgattccatatgtgttatttcatagttttgatgtctgcactattattctacaatgtagaaaatagtaagaattaagaaaaacccttgaacaagtaggtgttctaaaactttcaACGGGTAGTGTAGTCAATCACCACAAAAAAAGACTGGAGTGGGACTCCAGTCCTAAAGGAAAACATTTGCGACAGGCCTTGAGAAAAACTTCAATATAAAAGTACAACAATACACAGCATTAAGTTCCCTGAACAAAAAGACAACTAAAGCAGTAACCCAACACAGACATGACCTCAGAGTGTACTGGAACCAAAATGAATACTCTGCCACTGCTAAAAGTGTAAATAAAGAGGCAGTACTGACAACTTTTGCACCCCAATAAATACTACAACCAGGAAATATAACCATCCAATCACCGATTTACATACTGCAACCAGGAAGTAAAATCGACCAATCATGACTCACCTCTCTACAGTGTTGTGGCCCCATGATTCCTGCTGCGGCCTGCTGCATTGCTGCTCTCTGCTGCATCCTCTGTTGCAATAGATGGGCATGGTTCGCTGCTACTGACGAGGGTGTTCCGGCTGCACCACCATGCTGCATTCCACGGTAACCAGCCATGGGGTTGGGGGGTCCACCCtgtccagggcccatagggggtcCACCCCCTCCTCCCATCTTATGCTGGGGGTCCAGGTCAAAATGGCGGAGGGGCTTCGTGTTGGTGAAGGAATATGAGGGTTCCTGGTGCGGGACTCCACCAGCACATGGTTTGGACATGGACGGGTGTTGGCCCAGTTGGGCGTTCGTCTGTAGCTGTTGCGTATTTGaatgttgctgttgttgttgttgatgttgttgttgttgttgttgttgcatgagTAGCTTGAGGCTGCTGGGTTGACCCGCCGTCATGGCTTTGTAGAGCTGACTCGACATGTTGTTGTTGGGTCCTGACCCGTTCTGGGTGCTGTATGGATGTGGTTGTTGGGTttggggtaggggtaggggtaggggtagaggttGGTTCTGGGGTTGAGGTTGATGCTGGGACTGGAGCGCCGGGCTTTGGTGAGGCTTGTCGGTTCGGTAGGGGGGCGATGGCCTTGTGGAGCCTGATGTCGGTGCACCTCCACTGGGCATGTAGTTGGCTTGTGACCCCTGGATGTTGGATGAAGTGCTGGATGTGCTGGTGTTTCCTAAAGGTAGAAGGGTACTCTGTGGGCTAAAGGGGGGTTGGGCGAGAGCCGGACTGCCTAGCTTATCTGGGCGGTAGGGTGGTGAAGGCCCTGCGGACGGAGCTGGAGCCAGGATGGAGATCGACATTGAACCCTGGGGGCTTTGAATGCTTCCAGCCGGGCTGAATGGTTGTTGGTGGAGCGGGGAGGAGTTGGGGAGTTTCTGCCCACCCCAGGGTGAGCCTTGCTGGGATAGAGGAGGCATAGAGGCCTGGGTCTGGGGTTGATTCTGGGTCTGGTTCTGGGGGATAGGGGTGTTGGAGGAAAGGTGTTTGTTGGAGTTGGACGCCATTTGCTGGAGCTGTTGAGCTCGCGATACCTCGTGCCAAGTAGACCCGGGTCGAGAGGAGAGGGCGGCGGATAACATCGGAGAACGTGCTTGGTTCTGGGATGAAGAGGAATGATGTGGTGAAGCCGAGAGAGGCGAGGGAACAGGTTTGGAGGGGTGGGGGATGGAGTAGGGTGCTCCGGCCAGACTTGGGCCTACTTGGGGAGACCCTGCTTGTGGAAAGCCTGGGGAGTGGGTGAGGTGGCTCTCCAGGTGAGATGTTGGTCTCTGGGGGGAGCGTTTGGGTGAATGTGGGTGGATGTACCCCGGCCCTGATCCTTGATTCTGCTCGTCTTTATTCCCCAGTATCTTGTCCAGATCCAACTCCTGCAGAGAAGGAtctgggttcttggtcaactcatCCAGAATATCCTGGAGCTCCTGCTCAACCGATGGGGCCGACGAGGAGCTTCCATTGGGGTGAAATTGTCCTCCTCCACCAACACTTCCAGGCCCCCCAGACCCAGGACTCGCCTTAGGGGGCATGGAGTAGGGTGACCCTAGCCCGTTGTTCCCATTCCCCAGCCTGTTACCTTCAAGTGACCCCTGACTTCCAGGACCTCCATGACCTCCTGGACTGGGTCCTCCAGAGTAAGAGCTCTGCTGGAAGCTGGTACCCATGGCGAGGGTCACATCCTCCAGGCAGAGACGCTTGGTGGGCCCCCCGTGCCCCTGGGTCATGGAGGAACCGTCGGAGGTACCGTTCAGACCCAGACCAGGGCCGTTACCGGGCCCTTGGCCCTGCCGTAAGCCCCCCTGGTGGGCCCCCTCAGTCGCAGTCAGCCTCCTCTTCAGTGATCCAGACAGCTGGAGGAACGcgaaagagagaagagatagtGAGTACAAAAAAAATGAACTGTTAGAACAGAGCACCCGGCACAGTCAGACACTCGATGATAAAAACACATTCTACAAACTCATGTAGTCATAGAGGGTCAATAGAAGCACAAAGGCATGAAAACAAGGCATTTTTCATGAAAGACATTAAAACGTTCTATTGTCGACATTTTAGCTTTCTATTGTCGGGCGAAGCTCGATAGATAATAAGGTCTCAATAGATagtctcaatagataataaggtctcaatagataataaggtctcaatagatagtctcaatagataataaggtctcaatagatagtctcaataaataataaggtctcaatagataataaggtctCAATAGATAGACTCAATAAATAATAAGgtctcaatagataataaggtctcaatagataataaggtctcaatagataataaggtctcaatagataataaggtctcaatagatagtctcaatagataataaggtctTAATAGATAGTAtcaatagataataaggtctcaatagataatacggtctcaatagataataaggCCTCAATAGATATtctcaatagataataaggtttcaatagataataaggtctcaatagatagtctcaatagataataaggtctCAATAGATAGTCTCAATAGATAATAGGGCCTCAATAGATagtctcaatagataataaggtctcaatagataataaggtctcaatagataataagactcaatagataataaggtttcaatagataataaggtctcaatagataataaggcctcaatagatagtctcaatagataataaggtctcaatcgatagtctcaatagataataaggcctcaatagatagtctcaatagataataaggtctcaatagataataaggtctcaatagataataaggtctcaatagatagtctcaatagataataaggtctcaatagatagtctcaatagataataaggtctCAATAGATAGACTCAATATATAATAAGGTCACAAAAGATagtctcaatagataataaggtctcaatagatagtctcaatagataataaggtctcaatagacaataaggtctcaatagataatctcaatagataataaggtctcaatagatagtctcaatagataataaggtctcaatagataaaaaggtctcaatagatagtctcaatagataatacggtctcaatagatagtctcaatagataataaggtgtcaatagataataaggcctcaatagatagtctcaatagataataaggtctcaatagataaaaaggtctcaatagatagtctcaatagataatacggtctcaatagatagtctcaatagataataaggtctcaatagataataaggtctcaatagataataaggtctcaatagatagtctcaatagataataaggtctTAATAGATAGTAtcaatagataataaggtctcaatagataatacggtctcaatagataataaggCCTCAATAGATATtctcaatagataataaggtctcaatagatagtctcaatagataataaggtctcaatagatagtctcaatagataatacggtctcaatagataataaggCCTCAATAGATATtctcaatagataataaggtttcaatagataataaggtctCAATAGATAGTCTCTATAGATAATACGGGCTCAATAGATAGTCTCAATAGACAATACGgtctcaatagataataaggcctcaatagatagtctcaatagataataaggtctcaatagatagactcaatagataataaggtcACAAAAGATagtctcaatagataataaggtctcaatagatagtctcaatagataataaggtctCAATAGACAACAAGGTCTCAATAGATAATCTAAATAGATAATAAGGTCTCAATAGATAGTCTCAATAGATAATACGGTCTCAATAGATAAAAAGGTCTCAATAGATagtctcaatagataataaggtGTCAATAGATAATAAGGCCTCAATAGAAagtctcaatagataataaggtctCAATAGATAAAAAGGTCTCAATAGATAGTCTCAATAGATAATACGGTCTCAATAGATAGTCTCAATAGATAATACGGCCTAAATAGATagtctcaatagataataaggtTTCAATAGATAGActcaatagataataaggtcACAAAAGATagtctcaatagataataaggCCTCAATAGATATtctcaatagataataaggtttcaatagataataaggtctcaatagatagtctcaatagataataaggtctcaatagatagtctcaatagataataaggcctcaatagatagtctcaatagataataaggtTTCAATAGATAGActcaatagataataaggtcACAAAAGATagtctcaatagataataaggCCTCAATAGATATtctcaatagataataaggtttcaatagataataaggtctcaatagatagtctcaatagataataaggtctCAATAGATAGTCTCAATAGATAATACGGCCTAAATAGATagtctcaatagataataaggtTTCAATAGATAGActcaatagataataaggtcACAAAAGATagtctcaatagataataaggCCTCAATAGATATtctcaatagataataaggtttcaatagataataaggtctcaatagatagtctcaatagataataaggtctcaatagatagtctcaatagataataaggcctcaatagatagtctcaatagataataaggtctcaatcgatagtctcaatagataataaggcctcaatagatagtctcaatagataataaggtctcaatagataataaggtctcaatagataatacggtctcaatagataataaggCCTCAATAGATATtctcaatagataataaggtttcaatagataataaggtctcaatagatagtctcaatagataataaggtctCAATAGATAGTCTCAATAGATAATACGGTCTCAATAGATAGTCTCAATAGATAATAGGGTCTCAATAGACAATACGGTTtcaatagataataaggtctcaatagataataaggtttcaatagataataaggtctcaatagatagtctcaatagataataaggtctcaatagatagtctcaatagataataaggtctcagtagataataaggtctcaatagataataaggtctcaatagatagtctcaatagataatacggtctcaatagatagtctcaatagataataaggtctCAATCGATATTCTCAATAGATAATAAGGCCTCAATAGATagtctcaatagataataaggtctcaatagataataaggtctcaatagataataaggtctCAATAGATAGTCTCAATAGATAATACGGTCTTAATAGATAGTAtcaatagataataaggtctCAATAGATAGTCTCAATAGATAATACGGTCTTAATAGATAGTAtcaatagataataaggtctcagtagatagtctcaatagataataaggtctcaatagatagactcaatagataataaggtcACAAAAGATagtctcaatagataataaggtctcaatagatagtctcaatagataataaggtctCAATAGACAACAAGGTCTCAATAGATAATCTAAATAGATAATAAGGTCTCAATAGATAATACGGTCTCAATAGATAAAAAGGTCTCAATAGATagtctcaatagataataaggtGTCAATAGATAATAAGGCCTCAATAGAAagtctcaatagataataaggtctCAATAGATAAAAAGGTCTCAATAGATAGTCTCAATAGATAATACGGTCTCAATAGATAGTCTCAATAGATAATACGGCCTAAATAGATagtctcaatagataataaggtTTCAATAGATAGActcaatagataataaggtcACAAAAGATagtctcaatag
Protein-coding regions in this window:
- the LOC120049044 gene encoding trithorax group protein osa-like; this translates as MLLVSPRLVDTPRMEPILSGSLKRRLTATEGAHQGGLRQGQGPGNGPGLGLNGTSDGSSMTQGHGGPTKRLCLEDVTLAMGTSFQQSSYSGGPSPGGHGGPGSQGSLEGNRLGNGNNGLGSPYSMPPKASPGSGGPGSVGGGGQFHPNGSSSSAPSVEQELQDILDELTKNPDPSLQELDLDKILGNKDEQNQGSGPGYIHPHSPKRSPQRPTSHLESHLTHSPGFPQAGSPQVGPSLAGAPYSIPHPSKPVPSPLSASPHHSSSSQNQARSPMLSAALSSRPGSTWHEVSRAQQLQQMASNSNKHLSSNTPIPQNQTQNQPQTQASMPPLSQQGSPWGGQKLPNSSPLHQQPFSPAGSIQSPQGSMSISILAPAPSAGPSPPYRPDKLGSPALAQPPFSPQSTLLPLGNTSTSSTSSNIQGSQANYMPSGGAPTSGSTRPSPPYRTDKPHQSPALQSQHQPQPQNQPLPLPLPLPQTQQPHPYSTQNGSGPNNNMSSQLYKAMTAGQPSSLKLLMQQQQQQQHQQQQQQHSNTQQLQTNAQLGQHPSMSKPCAGGVPHQEPSYSFTNTKPLRHFDLDPQHKMGGGGGPPMGPGQGGPPNPMAGYRGMQHGGAAGTPSSVAANHAHLLQQRMQQRAAMQQAAAGIMGPQHCREEQTPGMVSRLQDPSVPRPAQTTTNYNLLLKSQLIRKHLQQEQKRQMEQMNGPQMAECQQGAPFTGGGRPLPPDCGGGGGYPMGGPQLSHGGPLPSGPGRLSLPPGHPGHPGPPGSLTQVGRPIGGFMGGPPGSKQSLYHPPQGGEFVGAGGMPMRQPQLPHGMMGMGGLAGPPRPGMQQQVSRTGMTIGGSVPGSGPGSGLPPGHPQHPQHLRQALHHGGGGAPLPRMMFTAQQAHQQQQQQTAMWPPQQQGGIVNALQQCMPCGDSHMDQSANHQQLRGHVFPGGAGASNGSCGQNPNAQFTQQALRSGMPGVGGGGNNFAPHQGPPSLPSNQGVGVPSLPSRLMQKLGVSVAGQPLPSMVHQGLQAGMRPRGPLSALAGMKPGPPGMIHPGHGMAPPSYPASGAAIAKHPHSHPHQHQHPHGPGYGPGQGNPGHKLPPYEYSQQGQSNGGMGGRPGGGGGGGEVDFIDTLVGSNEDWLNNLTMIDEYLEQNS